The Vidua chalybeata isolate OUT-0048 chromosome 21, bVidCha1 merged haplotype, whole genome shotgun sequence genome contains a region encoding:
- the NR6A1 gene encoding nuclear receptor subfamily 6 group A member 1 isoform X2 → MELEPPAELPEPRAASKGPPRSATDVEQMSSSSPVLPVNSVGNERVDQRTCLICGDRATGLHYGIISCEGCKGFFKRSICNKRVYRCSRDKNCVMSRKQRNRCQYCRLLKCLQMGMNRKAIREDGMPGGRNKSIGPVQISEEEIERIMSGQEFEGEANMSWSNNGDSDHSSPGNGVSESNQPSPVSTPSSRSVELNGFAALRDQYLGTPVSAHYQYLPHLFSYSAHSALVAPQPRSLDPQSHGLISQLVCAEDLEPLGTPMLIEDGYKVTQAELFALLCRLADELLFRQIAWIKKLPFFCELSIKDYTCLLSSTWQELILLSSLTVYSKQIFGDLADVTSKYSPSDDELHRFSEEGMEVMERLIYLFRKFSQLKVSNEEYACMKAINFLNQDIRGLTNTSQLEQLNKRYWYVCQDFTEYKYPHQPNRFPDLMMCLPEIRYIAGKMVNVPLEQLPLLFKAVLHSCKTSVSKE, encoded by the exons ATGAGCGGGTGGATCAGCGAACCTGCCTGATCTGCGGGGACAGGGCCACGGGGCTGCACTATGGCATCATCTCCTGCGAGGGCTGCAAGGGCTTCTTCAAGAGGAGCATCTGCAACAAGCGCGTGTACCGATGCAGCCGCGACAAGAACTGCGTCATGTCCCGCAAGCAGCGCAACCGGTGCCAGTACTGCCGGCTGCTCAAGTGCCTCCAGATGGGCATGAACCGCAAAG CAATCAGGGAGGATGGCATGCCAGGAGGCAGAAACAAAAGCATCGGACCTGTCCAG ATATCAGAGGAAGAGATTGAGAGAATTATGTCTGGGCAAGAATTTGAGGGAGAGGCAAACATGTCATGGAGCAACAATGGAGACAGTGACCATAGCTCCCCTGGAAATGGCGTTTCTGAGAGCAACCAGCCTTCACCTGTTTCTACTCCATCTTCAAG GTCCGTGGAGCTGAACGGGTTCGCTGCACTCAGGGATCAGTACCTGGGCACGCCGGTGTCCGCGCACTACCAGTACCTGCCGCACCTTTTTAGCTACTCGGCGCACTCGGCGCTGGTGGCGCCGCAGCCGCGCAGCCTGGACCCGCAGTCGCACGGCCTCATCAGCCAGCTGGTGTGTGCCGAGGACCTGGAGCCGCTCGGCACGCCCATGCTCATCGAGGACGG GTATAAAGTGACTCAGGCAGAGCTGTTTGCGTTGCTGTGTCGCCTGGCGGATGAATTGCTTTTCAGGCAGATTGCTTGGATCAAGAAGCTGCCGTTCTTCTGCGAACTCTCCATCAAGGACTATACCTGCCTGCTCAGCTCTACGTGGCAGGAGCTGATCCTGCTCTCCTCGCTGACTGTTTACAGCAAGCAGATCTTTGGTGACCTCGCTGATGTCACCTCCAAGTACTCTCCCTCTGACGACGAGCTGCACAG GTTCAGTGAAGAGGGGATGGAGGTGATGGAGCGCTTGATCTACCTCTTTCGCAAGTTCAGCCAGCTGAAGGTCAGCAACGAGGAGTACGCCTGCATGAAAGCCATCAACTTCCTCAACCAAG ATATCAGGGGTCTGACCAACacctcccagctggagcagctgaatAAGCGGTACTGGTACGTTTGCCAGGACTTCACGGAGTACAAATACCCGCACCAGCCAAACCGCTTCCCGGATTTAATGATGTGTCTGCCAGAGATACGCTACATTGCAG GAAAAATGGTGAATGTCCCTCTGGAGCAACTGCCTCTCCTTTTTAAGGCCGTTCTACATTCCTGCAAGACGAGCGTGAGCAAAGAGTGA
- the NR6A1 gene encoding nuclear receptor subfamily 6 group A member 1 isoform X1, translating into MELEPPAELPEPRAASKGPPRSATDVEQMSSSSPVLPVNSVGNERVDQRTCLICGDRATGLHYGIISCEGCKGFFKRSICNKRVYRCSRDKNCVMSRKQRNRCQYCRLLKCLQMGMNRKAIREDGMPGGRNKSIGPVQISEEEIERIMSGQEFEGEANMSWSNNGDSDHSSPGNGVSESNQPSPVSTPSSSRSVELNGFAALRDQYLGTPVSAHYQYLPHLFSYSAHSALVAPQPRSLDPQSHGLISQLVCAEDLEPLGTPMLIEDGYKVTQAELFALLCRLADELLFRQIAWIKKLPFFCELSIKDYTCLLSSTWQELILLSSLTVYSKQIFGDLADVTSKYSPSDDELHRFSEEGMEVMERLIYLFRKFSQLKVSNEEYACMKAINFLNQDIRGLTNTSQLEQLNKRYWYVCQDFTEYKYPHQPNRFPDLMMCLPEIRYIAGKMVNVPLEQLPLLFKAVLHSCKTSVSKE; encoded by the exons ATGAGCGGGTGGATCAGCGAACCTGCCTGATCTGCGGGGACAGGGCCACGGGGCTGCACTATGGCATCATCTCCTGCGAGGGCTGCAAGGGCTTCTTCAAGAGGAGCATCTGCAACAAGCGCGTGTACCGATGCAGCCGCGACAAGAACTGCGTCATGTCCCGCAAGCAGCGCAACCGGTGCCAGTACTGCCGGCTGCTCAAGTGCCTCCAGATGGGCATGAACCGCAAAG CAATCAGGGAGGATGGCATGCCAGGAGGCAGAAACAAAAGCATCGGACCTGTCCAG ATATCAGAGGAAGAGATTGAGAGAATTATGTCTGGGCAAGAATTTGAGGGAGAGGCAAACATGTCATGGAGCAACAATGGAGACAGTGACCATAGCTCCCCTGGAAATGGCGTTTCTGAGAGCAACCAGCCTTCACCTGTTTCTACTCCATCTTCAAG tagGTCCGTGGAGCTGAACGGGTTCGCTGCACTCAGGGATCAGTACCTGGGCACGCCGGTGTCCGCGCACTACCAGTACCTGCCGCACCTTTTTAGCTACTCGGCGCACTCGGCGCTGGTGGCGCCGCAGCCGCGCAGCCTGGACCCGCAGTCGCACGGCCTCATCAGCCAGCTGGTGTGTGCCGAGGACCTGGAGCCGCTCGGCACGCCCATGCTCATCGAGGACGG GTATAAAGTGACTCAGGCAGAGCTGTTTGCGTTGCTGTGTCGCCTGGCGGATGAATTGCTTTTCAGGCAGATTGCTTGGATCAAGAAGCTGCCGTTCTTCTGCGAACTCTCCATCAAGGACTATACCTGCCTGCTCAGCTCTACGTGGCAGGAGCTGATCCTGCTCTCCTCGCTGACTGTTTACAGCAAGCAGATCTTTGGTGACCTCGCTGATGTCACCTCCAAGTACTCTCCCTCTGACGACGAGCTGCACAG GTTCAGTGAAGAGGGGATGGAGGTGATGGAGCGCTTGATCTACCTCTTTCGCAAGTTCAGCCAGCTGAAGGTCAGCAACGAGGAGTACGCCTGCATGAAAGCCATCAACTTCCTCAACCAAG ATATCAGGGGTCTGACCAACacctcccagctggagcagctgaatAAGCGGTACTGGTACGTTTGCCAGGACTTCACGGAGTACAAATACCCGCACCAGCCAAACCGCTTCCCGGATTTAATGATGTGTCTGCCAGAGATACGCTACATTGCAG GAAAAATGGTGAATGTCCCTCTGGAGCAACTGCCTCTCCTTTTTAAGGCCGTTCTACATTCCTGCAAGACGAGCGTGAGCAAAGAGTGA
- the NR6A1 gene encoding nuclear receptor subfamily 6 group A member 1 isoform X3 has protein sequence MKRDSTCMEDERVDQRTCLICGDRATGLHYGIISCEGCKGFFKRSICNKRVYRCSRDKNCVMSRKQRNRCQYCRLLKCLQMGMNRKAIREDGMPGGRNKSIGPVQISEEEIERIMSGQEFEGEANMSWSNNGDSDHSSPGNGVSESNQPSPVSTPSSSRSVELNGFAALRDQYLGTPVSAHYQYLPHLFSYSAHSALVAPQPRSLDPQSHGLISQLVCAEDLEPLGTPMLIEDGYKVTQAELFALLCRLADELLFRQIAWIKKLPFFCELSIKDYTCLLSSTWQELILLSSLTVYSKQIFGDLADVTSKYSPSDDELHRFSEEGMEVMERLIYLFRKFSQLKVSNEEYACMKAINFLNQDIRGLTNTSQLEQLNKRYWYVCQDFTEYKYPHQPNRFPDLMMCLPEIRYIAGKMVNVPLEQLPLLFKAVLHSCKTSVSKE, from the exons ATGAGCGGGTGGATCAGCGAACCTGCCTGATCTGCGGGGACAGGGCCACGGGGCTGCACTATGGCATCATCTCCTGCGAGGGCTGCAAGGGCTTCTTCAAGAGGAGCATCTGCAACAAGCGCGTGTACCGATGCAGCCGCGACAAGAACTGCGTCATGTCCCGCAAGCAGCGCAACCGGTGCCAGTACTGCCGGCTGCTCAAGTGCCTCCAGATGGGCATGAACCGCAAAG CAATCAGGGAGGATGGCATGCCAGGAGGCAGAAACAAAAGCATCGGACCTGTCCAG ATATCAGAGGAAGAGATTGAGAGAATTATGTCTGGGCAAGAATTTGAGGGAGAGGCAAACATGTCATGGAGCAACAATGGAGACAGTGACCATAGCTCCCCTGGAAATGGCGTTTCTGAGAGCAACCAGCCTTCACCTGTTTCTACTCCATCTTCAAG tagGTCCGTGGAGCTGAACGGGTTCGCTGCACTCAGGGATCAGTACCTGGGCACGCCGGTGTCCGCGCACTACCAGTACCTGCCGCACCTTTTTAGCTACTCGGCGCACTCGGCGCTGGTGGCGCCGCAGCCGCGCAGCCTGGACCCGCAGTCGCACGGCCTCATCAGCCAGCTGGTGTGTGCCGAGGACCTGGAGCCGCTCGGCACGCCCATGCTCATCGAGGACGG GTATAAAGTGACTCAGGCAGAGCTGTTTGCGTTGCTGTGTCGCCTGGCGGATGAATTGCTTTTCAGGCAGATTGCTTGGATCAAGAAGCTGCCGTTCTTCTGCGAACTCTCCATCAAGGACTATACCTGCCTGCTCAGCTCTACGTGGCAGGAGCTGATCCTGCTCTCCTCGCTGACTGTTTACAGCAAGCAGATCTTTGGTGACCTCGCTGATGTCACCTCCAAGTACTCTCCCTCTGACGACGAGCTGCACAG GTTCAGTGAAGAGGGGATGGAGGTGATGGAGCGCTTGATCTACCTCTTTCGCAAGTTCAGCCAGCTGAAGGTCAGCAACGAGGAGTACGCCTGCATGAAAGCCATCAACTTCCTCAACCAAG ATATCAGGGGTCTGACCAACacctcccagctggagcagctgaatAAGCGGTACTGGTACGTTTGCCAGGACTTCACGGAGTACAAATACCCGCACCAGCCAAACCGCTTCCCGGATTTAATGATGTGTCTGCCAGAGATACGCTACATTGCAG GAAAAATGGTGAATGTCCCTCTGGAGCAACTGCCTCTCCTTTTTAAGGCCGTTCTACATTCCTGCAAGACGAGCGTGAGCAAAGAGTGA
- the NR5A1 gene encoding steroidogenic factor 1 isoform X3, with the protein MMFFSMVTWLQKPIRHRSGSILAEPGPHGEEIGRCPAQGGVCTARAPTPSQETQVPINPPAYRGQGSGAHTPRRLLGSQLLAGGRARLSHPPAPRAAAVQPPRAGPLEGMDYSYDEDLDELCPVCGDKVSGYHYGLLTCESCKGFFKRTVQNNKHYTCTESQSCKIDKTQRKRCPYCRFQKCLTVGMRLEAVRADRMRGGRNKFGPMYKRDRALKQQKKALIRANGFKLETVPQIMSPVQSDYSLSSTIHSIHAMSKTLPPNPAALTPVDYERSPYGTPSLGMTVPGHAPLPGYHYPSFPNRTIKSEYPDHYTNAHEAVPAYMYPETYPSSSPPDIPEVILKLLQLEPDEAQVKARILSCLQQEQGKGRHEKLSTFGLMCKMADQTLFSIVEWARSCIFFKELEVGDQMKLLQNCWSELLVFDHIYRQLQHGKEHSVLLVTGQEVDMSAIAAQAGSILNTLVLRAQELVLHLHSLQVDRHEFVCLKFLILFSLELTWSNLPFVGSAVEDGIVYYVQDVIAFNKRISTFTTLPQHSQSQALFTRAAI; encoded by the exons ATGATGTTTTTCAGCATGGTCACGTGGCTGCAGAAGCCAATAAGGCACCGAAGTGGGTCCATCCTGGCTGAGCCTGGCCCCCATGGGGAGGAGATTGGCCGGTGTCCTGCCCAGGGCGGCGTGTGCACAGCCAGAGCCCCAACACCTTCCCAAGAGACGCAGGTCCCCATAAATCCCCCAGCCTACCGTGGACAGGGCAGCGGTGCCCACACCCCACGGAGGCTCCTCGGGTCACAGCTCCTGGCCGGTGGCCGAGCGAGGCTCTCCCACCCGCCGGCCCCACGCGCAGCAGCCGTGCAGCCGCCTCGCG CAGGGCCGCTGGAGGGGATGGACTATTCCTATGATGAGGACCTGGACGAGCTGTGTCCGGTCTGCGGGGACAAGGTCTCCGGGTACCACTACGGGCTTCTCACCTGCGAGAGCTGCAAG GGCTTCTTCAAGCGCACGGTGCAGAACAACAAGCACTACACCTGCACCGAGAGCCAGAGCTGCAAGATCGACAAGACCCAGCGCAAGCGCTGCCCCTACTGCCGCTTCCAGAAGTGCCTCACCGTGGGGATGCGCCTGGAAG CTGTGCGTGCAGACCGGATGCGTGGCGGGAGGAACAAGTTTGGACCCATGTACAAGCGGGACCGTGCCttaaagcagcagaagaaagctCTGATCCGAGCCAACGGCTTCAAGCTGGAGACCGTGCCTCAGATCATGTCCCCCGTGCAGAGTGACTACAGCCTGTCCTCCACCATCCACAGCATCCACGCCATGTCCAAGACCCTGCCGCCCAACCCGGCCGCCCTGACGCCCGTGGATTACGAGCGCAGCCCCTACGGGACGCCCTCCCTGGGAATGACAGTGCCCGGCCACGCGCCGCTGCCCGGCTACCACTACCCCTCCTTCCCCAACCGCACCATCAAGTCCGAGTACCCTGACCACTACACAAACGCCCATGAGGCCGTGCCTGCCTACATGTACCCAGAGACCtaccccagcagctcccccccCGACATCCCCGAGGTCAtcctgaagctgctgcagctggagcccgACGAGGCCCAGGTGAAGGCACGGATactgtcctgcctgcagcaagAGCAGGGCAAAGGCCGGCACGAGAAGCTCAGCACCTTCGGCCTCATGTGCAAGATGGCTGACCAGACCCTCTTCTCCATCGTGGAGTGGGCACGGAGCTGCATCTTCTTCAAGGAGCTGGAG GTGGGTGACCAAATGAAGctgctgcagaactgctggAGTGAGCTGCTGGTGTTTGACCACATCTACCGGCAGCTGCAGCACGGCAAGGAGCACAGCGTGCTGCTGGTCACTGGCCAGGAG GTGGACATGTCGGCCATCGCAGCCCAGGCCGGCTCCATCCTGAACACGCTGGTGCTGCGGGCGCAGGAGCTCGTCCTGCACTTGCACTCGCTCCAGGTGGACCGGCACGAATTCGTCTGCCTCAAGTTCCTCATCCTCTTCAGCCTCG AGCTCACTTGGAGTAATTTGCCCTTCGTAGGCTCAGCTGTAGAGGACGGGATTGTGTATTATGTGCAGGATGTAATTGCCTTTAACAAGAGAATTTCCACATTTACCACTCTGCCACAGCACAGTCAAAGCCAAGCCCTGTTCACAAGAGCTGCCATTTGA